In one window of Protaetiibacter larvae DNA:
- the dnaE gene encoding DNA polymerase III subunit alpha encodes MLDGAARVGDLMKAVVEQGMPAIAVTDHGNNFGAFDFWSQANAAGVKPIIGTEAYLTPGTSRFDKTRVRWGNGGEDDVSGSGAYTHMTMWAENTAGMHNLFRLSSLASIEGYYFKPRMDRELLQRYATGIIATTGCPSGEVQTRLQLGQYTAAREAAAEFRDIFGKDNFFVELMDHGLGIERRVMTDLVRLAKDLDLPLVATNDLHYTHAHDSSAHEILLCVQSGSTLADPNRFKFDAQEFYLKTPAQMRELFRDHPDACDNTLLIAERCAVEFNTSANYMPRYPVPDGETEESWFVQEVEKGLHERYPGGIPDEVRKQAEYEVGVIVQMGFPGYFLVVADFINWSKDHGIRVGPGRGSGAGSMAAYAMKITDLDPLQHGLIFERFLNPDRVSMPDFDVDFDERRRGEVIKYVTEKYGEERVAQIVTYGTIKAKQALKDSGRVLGFPFSMGEKLTKAMPPAIMGKDIPLGGIVDPAHERYKEAGDFRALLETDADARTVFETARGLEGLKRQWGVHAAGVIMSSEPLIDIIPIMKREQDGQIVTQFDYPAAEALGLIKMDFLGLRNLTIIDDALDNIEANRGFRPVLEELALDDPGAYELLGRGDTLGVFQLDGGPMRGLLRLMKPDNFEDISAVLALYRPGPMGANAHTDYALRKNGQQRIAPIHPELEEPLRDILDTTYGLIVYQEQVMAIAQRVAGFTLGQADILRRAMGKKKKSELDKQYEGFVAGMKGNGYSDTAIKTLWDILLPFSDYAFNKAHSAAYGVLSYWTAYLKAHYPAEYMAALLTSVGDARDKLALYLNECRRMGIQVLPPDVNESIGYFAAVGEDIRFGLGAVRNVGFGVVDQIRDAREQKGAFSSFHDFLRKVPLTALNKRTIESLIKAGAFDSLGSTRRALIEIHEGAVDQAVKQKREEASGQVGFDFDALLGELDTVEPEVPHRPEWGKKEKLAFERDMLGLYVSEHPLDGLDVVLAKHRSVTIAELLSSETIQDGETVTVAGLLTSVQHRTARNSGNPYGVVQLEDFGGEVSVMFLGKTYQEFAPGLVNDAIVVVRARVSQRDDGVALHAASMFAPDVGQSLGAGPLVIQVAEHRATTEVVTALNDVLIRHRGDNEVRLRLVRGESARLFEIPYPVAVTADLYGELKSLLGPNCVV; translated from the coding sequence ATGCTCGACGGCGCCGCCCGCGTCGGCGACCTCATGAAGGCGGTCGTCGAGCAGGGCATGCCGGCCATCGCCGTCACCGACCACGGCAACAACTTCGGCGCCTTCGACTTCTGGTCGCAGGCGAACGCCGCGGGCGTGAAGCCCATCATCGGCACCGAGGCGTACCTCACGCCCGGCACCTCGCGCTTCGACAAGACCCGGGTGCGCTGGGGCAACGGCGGCGAGGACGACGTCTCGGGATCCGGCGCCTACACCCACATGACGATGTGGGCGGAGAACACCGCCGGGATGCACAACCTCTTCCGGCTCTCGAGCCTCGCCTCCATCGAGGGCTACTACTTCAAGCCCCGCATGGACCGCGAACTGCTGCAGCGCTACGCGACGGGCATCATCGCCACCACGGGCTGCCCCTCCGGCGAGGTGCAGACCCGCTTGCAGCTCGGGCAGTACACCGCGGCGCGCGAGGCGGCCGCCGAGTTCCGCGACATCTTCGGCAAGGACAACTTCTTCGTCGAGCTCATGGACCACGGGCTCGGCATCGAGCGGCGCGTCATGACCGACCTCGTGCGGCTCGCGAAGGATCTCGATCTGCCGCTCGTGGCCACCAACGACCTGCACTACACGCACGCGCACGACTCCTCGGCCCACGAGATCCTGCTGTGCGTGCAGTCCGGCTCGACCCTCGCCGACCCCAACCGCTTCAAGTTCGACGCGCAGGAGTTCTACCTCAAGACCCCCGCCCAGATGCGCGAGCTGTTCCGCGACCACCCCGACGCCTGCGACAACACGCTGCTCATCGCGGAACGCTGCGCCGTCGAGTTCAACACGAGCGCCAACTACATGCCGCGCTACCCGGTGCCCGACGGCGAGACGGAGGAGAGCTGGTTCGTCCAGGAGGTCGAGAAGGGCCTCCACGAGCGCTACCCGGGCGGCATCCCCGACGAGGTCCGGAAGCAGGCCGAGTACGAGGTCGGCGTGATCGTGCAGATGGGCTTCCCCGGCTACTTCCTCGTGGTCGCCGACTTCATCAACTGGTCGAAGGACCACGGCATCCGCGTCGGCCCGGGCCGCGGCTCGGGCGCGGGGTCGATGGCGGCCTACGCCATGAAGATCACCGATCTCGACCCCTTGCAGCACGGCCTCATCTTCGAGCGGTTCCTCAACCCCGACCGCGTCTCGATGCCGGACTTCGACGTGGACTTCGACGAACGTCGTCGCGGCGAGGTCATCAAGTACGTGACCGAGAAGTACGGCGAGGAGCGCGTCGCGCAGATCGTCACCTACGGCACGATCAAGGCCAAGCAGGCCCTCAAGGACTCCGGGCGCGTGCTGGGCTTCCCGTTCTCGATGGGGGAGAAGCTCACCAAGGCGATGCCGCCCGCCATCATGGGCAAGGACATCCCGCTCGGCGGCATCGTCGACCCCGCTCACGAGCGCTACAAGGAGGCCGGCGACTTCCGGGCGCTGCTGGAGACCGACGCGGACGCGCGCACGGTCTTCGAGACCGCGCGCGGGCTCGAGGGGCTCAAGCGCCAGTGGGGCGTGCACGCGGCGGGCGTCATCATGTCGAGCGAGCCGCTCATCGACATCATCCCGATCATGAAGCGGGAGCAGGACGGCCAGATCGTCACCCAGTTCGACTACCCGGCCGCCGAGGCGCTCGGCCTCATCAAGATGGACTTCCTGGGGTTGCGCAACCTCACGATCATCGACGACGCCCTCGACAACATCGAGGCGAACCGCGGCTTCCGTCCCGTGCTCGAGGAGCTCGCCCTCGACGACCCGGGTGCCTACGAACTGCTGGGTCGCGGCGACACCCTGGGCGTCTTCCAGCTCGACGGCGGGCCCATGCGGGGCCTTCTGCGGCTCATGAAGCCCGACAACTTCGAAGACATCTCGGCCGTGCTCGCGCTCTACCGGCCGGGGCCGATGGGCGCCAACGCCCACACCGACTACGCGCTGCGCAAGAACGGTCAGCAGCGGATCGCGCCCATCCATCCCGAGCTCGAGGAGCCGCTGCGCGACATCCTCGACACGACCTACGGGCTCATCGTCTACCAGGAGCAGGTGATGGCCATCGCCCAGCGGGTGGCGGGCTTCACCCTCGGCCAGGCCGACATCCTGCGGCGCGCGATGGGCAAGAAGAAGAAGTCCGAGCTCGACAAGCAGTACGAGGGCTTCGTGGCCGGCATGAAGGGCAACGGCTACTCCGACACGGCCATCAAGACGCTCTGGGACATCCTGCTGCCGTTCTCGGACTACGCCTTCAACAAGGCCCACTCGGCCGCCTACGGGGTGCTCAGCTACTGGACGGCCTACCTCAAGGCGCACTACCCGGCCGAGTACATGGCGGCCCTGCTCACGAGTGTCGGGGATGCCCGCGACAAGCTCGCGCTGTACCTCAACGAGTGCCGCCGGATGGGCATCCAGGTGCTGCCGCCCGACGTCAACGAGTCGATCGGCTACTTCGCGGCCGTCGGCGAGGACATCCGCTTCGGCCTGGGCGCGGTGCGCAACGTCGGCTTCGGGGTGGTCGACCAGATCCGTGACGCGCGCGAGCAGAAGGGCGCGTTCTCGAGCTTCCACGACTTTCTGCGCAAGGTGCCGTTGACCGCCCTCAACAAGCGCACCATCGAGTCGCTCATCAAGGCCGGCGCCTTCGACTCGCTCGGGTCGACGCGCCGCGCCCTCATCGAGATCCACGAGGGCGCCGTCGATCAGGCCGTCAAGCAGAAGCGCGAGGAGGCGAGCGGGCAGGTCGGGTTCGACTTCGACGCGCTCCTCGGGGAGCTCGACACGGTCGAGCCCGAGGTGCCGCACCGGCCGGAGTGGGGCAAGAAGGAGAAGCTCGCCTTCGAACGCGACATGCTGGGCCTCTACGTGTCGGAGCATCCCCTCGACGGCCTGGATGTCGTGCTGGCCAAGCACCGGAGCGTGACGATCGCCGAGCTGCTGTCCTCGGAGACGATCCAGGACGGCGAGACGGTCACGGTGGCGGGGCTGCTCACGAGCGTGCAGCATCGCACCGCCCGCAACTCGGGCAACCCGTACGGGGTCGTGCAGCTCGAGGACTTCGGCGGCGAGGTCAGCGTCATGTTCCTCGGCAAGACCTACCAGGAGTTCGCCCCGGGGCTCGTGAACGATGCCATCGTGGTGGTGCGCGCGCGGGTCAGTCAGCGCGACGACGGGGTCGCCCTGCACGCCGCGAGCATGTTCGCTCCCGACGTCGGGCAGAGCCTCGGCGCCGGCCCGCTCGTCATCCAGGTGGCCGAGCACCGTGCGACCACCGAGGTCGTCACGGCCCTCAACGACGTGCTGATCCGGCACCGCGGCGACAACGAGGTGCGGCTGCGGCTCGTGCGCGGCGAGTCGGCGCGCCTCTTCGAGATCCCGTATCCGGTGGCGGTGACGGCCGACCTCTACGGCGAGCTCAAGAGTCTTCTCGGCCCGAACTGCGTCGTCTAG
- a CDS encoding flavin reductase family protein — protein sequence MTQSSSDHEPHIVDELSAFKLAFRRLAAGVSAVTARDPDGRPVGFTATSLASLAAVPPLATFNMARVSSAWPAIEQTDHVLIHILGSRNSGLAATMAGDHDRRFDGDHWAPGPLGLPLLKDVPAWMLGRIVGRYPVHHNAVIVVQIEDGGLGAEDEALLYHERSYFRPGERL from the coding sequence ATGACCCAGAGCAGCAGCGACCACGAGCCGCACATCGTCGACGAGCTGTCGGCGTTCAAGCTGGCGTTCCGTCGCCTCGCGGCCGGCGTGTCGGCGGTGACCGCGCGCGACCCCGACGGTCGCCCCGTGGGCTTCACCGCGACCTCGCTCGCCTCGCTCGCCGCCGTGCCTCCGCTCGCGACCTTCAACATGGCCCGGGTGTCGAGCGCCTGGCCCGCGATCGAGCAGACCGACCATGTGCTCATCCACATCCTCGGCTCCCGCAACAGCGGGCTCGCGGCCACCATGGCGGGCGACCACGACAGGCGCTTCGACGGCGACCACTGGGCGCCCGGCCCGCTCGGACTGCCGCTGCTGAAAGACGTGCCGGCGTGGATGCTGGGGCGCATCGTGGGCCGCTACCCCGTGCACCACAACGCCGTCATCGTCGTGCAGATCGAGGACGGCGGACTCGGTGCCGAGGACGAAGCACTGCTGTACCACGAGCGCAGCTACTTCCGTCCGGGCGAGCGGCTGTAG
- the hisD gene encoding histidinol dehydrogenase, with protein MIQTLDLRGIRPSRAELGSLIPRAQVDVSFATSAAERLITEVRERGWAALQDQAERFDGVRPDAIRVSVDAIAAAVASLEAPVRAALEESIERVRRASRAQVPAPAVTELAPGARVEQRWQPVRRAGLYVPGGKAVYPSSVIMNVVPAQVAGVASVVLASPPQAEFGGSVHPTILAAAGLLGVTEVYAMGGAGAIGAFAYGVPDLGLEAVDLVTGPGNVFVAAAKRLVRGVVGIDAEAGPTEILVIADATADPVLVAADLVSQAEHDELAAAILVTDAPELAVRVVEQLERQLAATTHTERATAAIDGVQSAIVLVDDLAAAAEFSNLYGPEHLEIQTADPDAQLAAISDAGAIFLGPYSPVSVGDYLAGSNHVLPTGGQARFSSGLSAASFLRPQQVIRYEREGLAEVAARLRALSDAEQLPAHGDAVDVRFPV; from the coding sequence ATGATCCAGACTCTCGACCTCCGCGGCATCCGTCCGTCACGCGCCGAACTCGGCTCGCTCATCCCGCGTGCCCAGGTGGATGTGTCGTTCGCCACCTCTGCCGCGGAGCGGCTCATCACCGAGGTGAGGGAGCGCGGCTGGGCGGCGCTGCAGGATCAGGCGGAGCGTTTCGACGGCGTGCGTCCGGACGCCATCCGGGTGTCGGTCGACGCGATCGCGGCCGCGGTCGCCTCGCTCGAGGCGCCCGTACGCGCCGCCCTCGAGGAGTCGATCGAGCGCGTGCGCCGGGCATCGCGCGCCCAGGTTCCCGCGCCCGCGGTCACCGAGCTCGCGCCGGGGGCGCGCGTCGAGCAGCGCTGGCAGCCGGTGCGTCGCGCGGGACTCTACGTGCCGGGCGGCAAGGCCGTGTATCCCTCGAGCGTCATCATGAACGTCGTCCCCGCGCAGGTCGCCGGGGTGGCCTCGGTCGTGCTCGCCTCGCCGCCTCAGGCCGAGTTCGGCGGCTCGGTGCACCCGACGATCCTCGCGGCAGCCGGGCTGCTGGGGGTGACCGAGGTCTACGCGATGGGCGGTGCGGGCGCCATCGGCGCCTTCGCCTACGGTGTGCCGGACCTCGGACTCGAGGCCGTCGACCTCGTCACCGGACCCGGCAATGTGTTCGTCGCGGCCGCGAAGCGGCTCGTGCGCGGTGTCGTGGGCATCGACGCCGAGGCGGGTCCCACCGAGATCCTGGTGATCGCCGACGCGACCGCCGATCCGGTCCTGGTGGCCGCCGACCTCGTGAGCCAGGCCGAGCACGACGAGCTCGCCGCCGCGATCCTCGTGACCGACGCGCCGGAGCTCGCGGTGCGGGTCGTGGAGCAGCTCGAGCGGCAGCTCGCGGCGACCACCCACACGGAGCGCGCGACCGCGGCGATCGACGGCGTGCAGTCCGCCATCGTGCTCGTCGACGATCTCGCGGCGGCGGCCGAGTTCAGCAACCTCTACGGCCCCGAGCACCTGGAGATCCAGACCGCCGACCCGGATGCGCAGCTCGCCGCGATCAGCGACGCGGGCGCGATCTTCCTGGGGCCGTACTCGCCGGTGAGCGTCGGCGACTACCTCGCGGGGTCGAACCACGTGCTGCCGACGGGCGGGCAGGCGCGGTTCTCCTCGGGGCTCTCGGCGGCGAGCTTCCTCCGCCCGCAACAGGTGATCCGCTACGAACGCGAGGGGCTCGCGGAGGTCGCGGCGCGGTTGCGCGCGTTGAGCGACGCCGAGCAGCTGCCCGCCCACGGCGACGCGGTCGACGTGCGCTTCCCGGTCTGA
- the nrdR gene encoding transcriptional regulator NrdR, whose product MFCPFCRHPDSRVVDSRTSDDGLSIRRRRQCPQCGRRFSTTETASLNVIKRSGIVEPFSREKVVSGVRKACQGRPVSDADLALLAQRVEETIRATGVAQVDANDIGLAILPPLRELDEVAYLRFASVYQGFDSLEDFEAAIALLRVEHADAQATPVADDGADLRLG is encoded by the coding sequence ATGTTCTGCCCCTTCTGCCGCCATCCCGACAGCCGGGTTGTCGACTCGAGGACGAGCGACGACGGCTTGTCGATCCGGCGACGCCGACAGTGCCCGCAATGCGGTCGGCGCTTCTCGACCACCGAGACCGCGAGCCTCAACGTCATCAAGCGTTCGGGCATCGTCGAGCCGTTCAGCCGCGAGAAGGTCGTCTCGGGCGTGCGCAAGGCCTGCCAGGGGCGTCCCGTGAGCGATGCCGATCTCGCGCTGCTCGCGCAACGCGTCGAGGAGACCATCCGGGCGACGGGCGTCGCGCAGGTCGACGCGAACGACATCGGGCTCGCCATCCTGCCGCCGCTGCGGGAGCTCGACGAGGTGGCCTACCTGCGTTTCGCGAGCGTGTATCAGGGCTTCGACTCGCTCGAGGACTTCGAGGCGGCCATCGCGCTGCTGCGGGTCGAGCATGCGGACGCACAGGCGACCCCCGTGGCGGACGACGGCGCCGATCTCCGCCTCGGCTAG
- a CDS encoding quinone-dependent dihydroorotate dehydrogenase translates to MYRLLFRLVLSRLDPEFAHHLAFLVIRVLGWPGLRAITRAFTRPDRSLVVRTLGLEFPSPFGLAAGFDKEARGIPGFGALGFGHVEVGTITALAQPGNPKPRLFRLIPDRAVVNRMGFNNAGAEAAAPRIERARRQAVRPIIGVNIGKSKVVPVEEAIGDYLVSTRLLAPHADYLVVNVSSPNTPGLRGLQELDKLEPLLAAVRDAAGGVPVLVKIAPDLTDEQVLRIAELTLRLELAGIVATNTTLSRDGLVTDPAVVAAAGDGGLSGAPLAARALAVLRLLRAAVGPELCLIAVGGVTTAAEVRERLEAGATLVQGYTAFLYEGPFWARAVNRGLTS, encoded by the coding sequence ATGTACCGACTCCTCTTCCGTCTCGTCCTGTCGCGCCTCGACCCCGAGTTCGCGCACCACCTCGCCTTCCTCGTCATCCGCGTGCTCGGGTGGCCCGGGCTGCGCGCGATCACCCGCGCGTTCACGCGGCCGGACCGCTCCCTCGTGGTCCGCACCCTCGGGCTCGAGTTCCCGTCGCCGTTCGGGCTCGCGGCCGGCTTCGACAAGGAGGCTCGCGGGATCCCCGGGTTCGGCGCGCTCGGCTTCGGCCACGTCGAGGTCGGCACGATCACCGCACTCGCCCAACCGGGCAACCCGAAGCCGCGGCTGTTCCGGCTGATCCCGGACCGCGCCGTGGTGAACCGCATGGGCTTCAACAACGCGGGCGCCGAGGCCGCCGCTCCGCGCATCGAGCGGGCACGTCGCCAGGCGGTGCGCCCCATCATCGGCGTCAACATCGGCAAGAGCAAGGTCGTGCCGGTCGAGGAGGCGATCGGCGACTACCTGGTCAGCACGCGACTGCTGGCGCCGCACGCCGACTACCTCGTGGTGAACGTCAGCTCGCCCAACACCCCGGGACTGCGCGGCCTGCAGGAGCTCGACAAGCTCGAACCGCTGCTCGCCGCGGTCCGGGACGCCGCGGGCGGCGTCCCGGTGCTCGTGAAGATCGCGCCCGACCTCACCGACGAGCAGGTGCTGCGGATCGCCGAGCTGACCCTGCGGCTCGAGCTCGCCGGCATCGTGGCGACCAACACGACGCTCTCCCGCGACGGTCTCGTCACCGACCCGGCCGTCGTCGCGGCGGCCGGCGACGGCGGGCTCTCGGGAGCCCCGCTCGCTGCGCGCGCCCTCGCGGTGCTGCGTCTGCTGCGTGCGGCGGTCGGCCCGGAGCTGTGTCTCATCGCGGTGGGCGGTGTGACGACCGCGGCCGAGGTGCGGGAGCGCCTCGAGGCGGGCGCCACCCTCGTGCAGGGCTACACGGCCTTCCTCTACGAGGGTCCGTTCTGGGCGCGCGCGGTGAACAGAGGGCTCACGAGCTAG